A region of the Leptospira broomii serovar Hurstbridge str. 5399 genome:
TCGACCGTACTGATATTATAATGCTATTTTTGGAAAAGGAAGATTAATTAGGATTCTAACGCCGGTCACATTAGAATTCGTAAAGGGAGTTTGAGCGTTGCGCTCGAGAGGTCTCAAATTTATTGAATTTTGGTAGAGTGAGCGGGTAAAGTCGCTGCGAATCTTATCTATCGATTCTGGTTCCTAATAAGAACTATCGAAGTTACTTTCTAAAATTTCTCCGAGGCATTCCGAATCGTAAAAAGATTCATTAGAATAGACGAATGGATGATCCTGCGTTTTGGGAAGATACAACTCGGATTGTTCGGTATTGGAAAGGATTACTTCGGATTCTCTTTTCGTGTTCACACATCACCTCTCATTTTATAGTAGCGAATTTTTAGACGATTTATTCTACACCGATCTTAAATATTCCGTTTCACTAATTTATATTTTCCGATAAAATTATTACGTAAATGGCAAATCCGGCCGTTTGCTATATGCGACTTTAGTCCGAAGGGAGTAATGATTAAGGGTTGCTGTCAGTTTTTGAAGGCCCCACCCGTACTGGGTGGGGGCCGGTGCGGTGGTACCCACGTAGGGCTTGCGATTTCGCGAATATCACTTCTTCTTGTTTTTGGAAAGTACTTTTTATTGGTGATTCTATGTAGGAGGTCCTACATTAAGTTTAATAGTAAGTATAGTTGACAGTTCGGATAAACTGTGCTAAAAATTTTTCGTTCAGAAAAACCGCCGCCATCCCCCACCCAGGAAGGGTGGGCCGCGAAAAAATCTAATCCGATTTTAATCCTTTATGCAATAACCGAACCATCTCTCGGATTGTAGCTTTGATTTCGGGTTCGGGAACTTTGTACACGATTTGCCCCATAAAGCCTAAAGCAAACGTAAGTGAGGAAATCCCAAATGCAACGGACTTTAGATCCACTTTAGAATCGATTTCGCCGGCTTTTTTAAATTTCTCTAATTCTCGAACCATTTCAGGAATGGCTTTTTCATAAATCTTCGTCTGTATAATTTTACTTACGTTGGCATCTAAGATGATTCTGCTTACTGCCACTTTCATGAAGTCGGAATAATTTTTAAATTCGGAACATCGCTCCAAAATCGAATCGAGCAAGGCTTCCTCTAAATGAGTATAGTCCTTGGCAGCGGGAGCCTTTTTGAGAAAAGCGTCTCCATTTTCGTCCAGTTCTTCCGCTCTCGTGAGAATCGCTTCTAAAAGACCCTGCTTCCCGCCGAAGTAACGCATTATGAGGGCTTCATTTGCACCTGCTAATCCGGCAATATCTTTCGTCGTGGCCGCATCGTACCCTTTTTGAGCGAAAACCTGAATCGCAGCTTTCATCAACGCTTTCTCCGTTCCGATACGGTCCCTTTTCTTAGGGAACGATTTTGCTAAGGACGAAGAAGAGGATTTTCGAGTATCTTTTTTGATCTTCTTTTTTACAGGTTTTGTCATTTAACCGTCCACAGGAAATGTATCCCGACCGTTGACTAATCAGCCAAGCGGATTTTTCGTTTTGCTAAACTTTTCGCGCTTGCTCGGCATTCCGATCCTTCGGAAGAATGTAAAATGTAAGTAAGTAATTACATAGTAGATAATGAACACGCTTGAATTACAAACGAAATCTGCTCAATATTCTAAAGAAAATAAACCGTCTCGTCAGAACGCCGAAAATAATGCTTTTTTGGCGTCCTGGATTAGGAAAGGGGACACAATGTATATAGCTCTTCTCTTATTACTCGGACTAGGCGTATTATTGCCTGGCCTGGGTAGTTATCAAATTCTTACCCAAGGCGACGAAGAGATGCACATTGCGACGATTCGTGAAAGTCTTTCTAGTTCCTCCTTTCTATTTCCTAAATTTGAAGGAGTGATGAATCTTTACAAACCACCAGCGCTCTTTTGGTCAGGTATTGCCGCGGATTCTATTTTTGGGACCAGCGTCTTCGCAGAAAGATTCCCGTCCTTTCTTCTTTTTTTATCTACTGCACTTTGCATATATTCCGGTCTGCGAATACTAGGTTCTCAGCCATTCTTCGCTTTTTCATTTTCAGCATCCTTCTTATTTACCTTGGGAACCTTTAAATTTTCCCGTTTGGTAATGATGGAAGCGTTTCTTGCTTTTTTCATGGCTGCCGTATCGGTTTTAGTTCTTAAATACCAAGTTTCAAGAGAACGTCGATGGCTGGTAGCCGCCGGAATTCTTACAGGGATGGCATTTTTAGTAAAAGGTCCGCTATTTCAGGTTTACGCCGGAATCGTATTGGTATCGTTTTCAAGTGTAAGGGTGTTTATTACGAACTCTTCCGGAAAATGGACCGGGTCCAAACGAATCGGAAAGGAAGTTCAAGATAACGTAATATTTCATCTTTCGGCGCTTGTTGTGCCTACAATATGGATTTTGAGTTTGCTGTCGTATTCCGAAGCGGGACGAGAATTCTTGGCTTTCTTTTTCCTAACGGAAAATTTGGGTAAATTTTCAAGCGCTACTACGAATCAGGGGGAATGGATTCTTCTTGCCGGTTGGTTACTGTATAGTCTACCTTTTTCGTTCTTACTACTTTTTGCAAATATTTATGCAATCGCTGCGAAAGCGAAAAATTACGCACAAGTTTTAGGGAAGACGTTCGTATGGGCCTCTCTCGCGATTCTTATGATTCATCTTACTCCGAATCGTAAGGATTTTTACTATGCTCTGCCGATATTGCCTCTGGCATTTCTCGGAGCCGGAGCCTTCTTTTCCCGGATGAATCCGGAAATCTTGAAGAAACCTCTTTCCTATAATATGGGTTTTTTAATCGGTTTTGGAGCCCTGCTTACGATCGGAAAAGTCTGCTACGAATGGATTCTCGGAACTGCCGTAATTCTGGATATATTATTCGCGATTCTTGCTATCTCCGCGTTCATTGTATTCATTCTTACGCCTAAATTCGCGAATAATATATCTA
Encoded here:
- a CDS encoding TetR/AcrR family transcriptional regulator; translation: MTKPVKKKIKKDTRKSSSSSLAKSFPKKRDRIGTEKALMKAAIQVFAQKGYDAATTKDIAGLAGANEALIMRYFGGKQGLLEAILTRAEELDENGDAFLKKAPAAKDYTHLEEALLDSILERCSEFKNYSDFMKVAVSRIILDANVSKIIQTKIYEKAIPEMVRELEKFKKAGEIDSKVDLKSVAFGISSLTFALGFMGQIVYKVPEPEIKATIREMVRLLHKGLKSD
- a CDS encoding ArnT family glycosyltransferase, which codes for MNTLELQTKSAQYSKENKPSRQNAENNAFLASWIRKGDTMYIALLLLLGLGVLLPGLGSYQILTQGDEEMHIATIRESLSSSSFLFPKFEGVMNLYKPPALFWSGIAADSIFGTSVFAERFPSFLLFLSTALCIYSGLRILGSQPFFAFSFSASFLFTLGTFKFSRLVMMEAFLAFFMAAVSVLVLKYQVSRERRWLVAAGILTGMAFLVKGPLFQVYAGIVLVSFSSVRVFITNSSGKWTGSKRIGKEVQDNVIFHLSALVVPTIWILSLLSYSEAGREFLAFFFLTENLGKFSSATTNQGEWILLAGWLLYSLPFSFLLLFANIYAIAAKAKNYAQVLGKTFVWASLAILMIHLTPNRKDFYYALPILPLAFLGAGAFFSRMNPEILKKPLSYNMGFLIGFGALLTIGKVCYEWILGTAVILDILFAILAISAFIVFILTPKFANNISIYAICNVVVAGILMAYVQFSLIPALSLSDFPESGPVLQAKKVCVIAENPWTALSYKNALVGSDVAHSVPGSERNCIDGDRAVIDYVTHWKPRDDYKLVQSWSIRKRDLTWSEFLENSHGQELIFYYEPINILKNSEAR